The Panicum hallii strain FIL2 chromosome 9, PHallii_v3.1, whole genome shotgun sequence genome has a window encoding:
- the LOC112876770 gene encoding flotillin-like protein 1 → MGFVYRIASPSEYLAITGYGINDVKLAKKAWIAPGQRCTRFDISPVNYTFEVQAMSAEKLPFILPAVFTIGPRADDDECLLRYAKLISPHDKLSHHVNELVKGVIEGETRVLAASMTMEEIFRGTKSFKQAVFENVQLELNQFGLIIYNANVKQLVDVPGHEYFSYLGQKTQQEAVNQAKVDVAEARMKGEVGAKEREGTTRQNAAKVDAETRVYTVKRQGEGAKEEARVKAEVKVFENEREAEVAEANSELAMKKAGWEQQTRVAEVEAAQAVAIREAELQVEVERRNAARQTEKLKAEHLSKAVVDYEMKVQQANWELYNRQKAAEALLFEQEKEADARRAAAEAAFFARQREAEAELYAKQKEAEGLAAMGQAQSVYLSAMLGALGGSYSALRDYLMVSSGVYQEMARINADAIRGLEPKISVWSSGAAGGEGGDAGGGGAMKEVAGVYKMLPPLLTTVHEQTGMLPPAWMGTLTGGPSTST, encoded by the coding sequence ATGGGGTTCGTCTACCGGATCGCGAGCCCGTCGGAGTACCTGGCGATCACCGGGTACGGCATCAACGACGTGAAGCTCGCGAAGAAGGCGTGGATCGCGCCGGGGCAGCGGTGCACTCGCTTCGACATCTCCCCGGTCAACTACACCTTCGAGGTGCAGGCCATGAGCGCCGAGAAGCTCCCCTTCATCCTCCCCGCCGTCTTCACCATCGGCCCCCGCGCCGACGACGACGAGTGCCTCCTCCGCTACGCCAAGCTCATCTCGCCCCACGACAAGCTGTCGCACCACGTCAACGAGCTCGTCAAGGGCGTCATCGAGGGCGAGACCCGCGTGCTGGCGGCGTCCATGACCATGGAGGAGATCTTCCGGGGCACCAAGTCCTTCAAGCAGGCCGTCTTCGAGAACGTGCAGCTGGAGCTCAACCAGTTCGGCCTCATCATCTACAACGCCAACGTGAAGCAGCTCGTCGACGTGCCAGGGCACGAGTACTTCTCCTACCTCGGCCAGAAGACGCAGCAGGAGGCCGTGAACCAGGCCAAGGTGGACGTCGCCGAGGCCCGGATGAAGGGCGAGGTCGGCGCTAAGGAGCGGGAGGGCACCACGCGGCAGAACGCCGCCAAGGTGGACGCCGAGACCAGGGTGTACACGGTGAAGCGCCAGGGCGAGGGCGCCAAGGAGGAGGCCAGGGTCAAGGCGGAGGTGAAGGTGTTCGAGAACGAGAGGGaggcggaggtggcggaggccaACTCGGAGCTGGCCATGAAGAAGGCCGGGTGGGAGCAGCAGACGCGGGTGGCCGAGGTGGAGGCGGCCCAGGCGGTGGCGATCCGGGAGGCCGAGCTGCAGGTGGAGGTGGAGCGCCGGAACGCGGCCAGGCAGACGGAGAAGCTCAAGGCCGAGCACCTCAGCAAGGCTGTCGTCGACTACGAGATGAAGGTGCAGCAGGCCAACTGGGAGCTGTACAACCGCCAGAAGGCCGCGGAGGCGCTCCTGTTCGAGCAGGAGAAGGAGGCCGACGCGCGccgggcggcggccgaggcggcctTCTTCGCGCGGCAGCGCGAGGCCGAGGCGGAGCTCTACGCCAAGCAGAAGGAGGCCGAGGGGCTGGCGGCCATGGGCCAGGCCCAGAGCGTGTACCTCTCGGCCATGCTCGGCGCGCTGGGCGGCAGCTACAGCGCGCTGCGGGACTACCTGATGGTCAGCTCCGGCGTGTACCAGGAGATGGCGCGCATCAACGCCGACGCCATCCGGGGGCTCGAGCCCAAGATCAGCGTGTGGAGCAgtggcgccgccggcggagAGGGCGGcgatgccggcggcggcggcgcgatgaAGGAGGTGGCGGGTGTGTACAAGATGCTACCGCCGCTGCTGACGACCGTGCACGAGCAGACCGGGATGCTGCCGCCGGCGTGGATGGGCACTCTGACGGGCGGCCCCTCGACGTCCACCTGA